A genomic stretch from Candidatus Thiothrix anitrata includes:
- a CDS encoding PhoH family protein codes for MKAEDYFNDQVLDDADLLPTGFHELPNDFWETHSKEMKSWQEHGHTFYKLSGPMTTSWLPGHFIAVTGDAPFQAIVRKKSPDHVVIETVRDFTEPRHAVWGINARNREQNFALNLLTDPEIDIVTLLGTAGSGKTLLTLAAALAQTLDEQLYKEIIMTRVTVPVGEDIGFLPGTEEEKMAPWMGALMDNLEVLTQPTTGSKWGRNATDEFLMSKIKVKSLNFMRGRTFLNRFVIIDEAQNLTPKQMKTLITRAGPGTKVVCLGNIAQIDTPYLTETSSGLTYVVDHLKGWEHAGHVTLQRGERSRLADYASEHL; via the coding sequence TTGAAAGCGGAAGATTATTTCAACGATCAAGTGTTGGATGATGCAGATTTATTGCCGACCGGGTTTCACGAATTACCCAACGACTTCTGGGAAACCCACAGCAAAGAGATGAAATCCTGGCAGGAACACGGGCATACCTTCTACAAGCTGTCAGGGCCGATGACAACGAGCTGGTTGCCGGGGCATTTCATTGCGGTAACGGGTGACGCGCCGTTTCAGGCAATTGTGCGTAAAAAGTCGCCTGATCATGTGGTAATTGAAACGGTGCGCGATTTCACCGAACCACGCCACGCAGTTTGGGGAATTAATGCGCGGAATCGCGAACAAAATTTCGCACTGAATTTACTGACTGATCCTGAGATCGACATTGTGACTTTGCTGGGAACTGCGGGGTCGGGCAAAACTTTGCTGACCTTGGCGGCAGCGTTAGCGCAAACCTTGGATGAACAGCTTTACAAAGAAATCATTATGACCCGCGTTACCGTGCCAGTGGGTGAGGATATTGGGTTCTTACCGGGAACCGAAGAGGAAAAAATGGCTCCTTGGATGGGTGCATTAATGGATAACCTCGAAGTACTCACGCAACCCACCACTGGCAGTAAATGGGGACGTAACGCCACCGACGAATTCCTGATGAGCAAAATCAAGGTGAAGTCGTTGAATTTCATGCGCGGGCGCACCTTTTTAAATCGCTTTGTGATTATCGACGAGGCGCAAAATCTTACCCCGAAACAGATGAAAACCTTGATTACCCGTGCAGGCCCCGGAACAAAAGTGGTGTGCCTTGGCAATATTGCCCAGATTGATACGCCTTACTTGACGGAAACTTCATCTGGTCTAACCTATGTAGTCGATCACTTGAAAGGCTGGGAACACGCAGGGCATGTGACGTTGCAACGCGGTGAACGTTCACGCTTGGCGGATTACGCTTCCGAGCATTTGTAA
- a CDS encoding DedA family protein: protein MLHDFINWILATVEAWGYWGIFIAMAMESTVLPVPSELVVIPAGMLAYQGKMSLFGVIMASTFGSLLGATINYVFAMWVGRPFLEKYGKYFFVRPALLHKTDVFFTKHGAISTFTGRLIPGIRHLISLPAGLVGMNFASFAFYTTVGAGLWSIVLALFGYFIGGSQEVIAENKGLIVLGTLGFVALVIGGYYFWQKRRTA, encoded by the coding sequence ATGTTGCACGATTTTATTAACTGGATACTCGCCACGGTTGAAGCTTGGGGATATTGGGGCATTTTCATTGCGATGGCGATGGAATCGACGGTATTGCCCGTACCCAGCGAGTTGGTGGTAATTCCCGCTGGAATGCTGGCTTATCAGGGTAAAATGAGCTTATTCGGGGTCATTATGGCTTCAACCTTCGGTAGTTTGTTGGGCGCAACCATCAACTATGTATTTGCCATGTGGGTGGGACGACCATTTCTGGAAAAATACGGCAAGTATTTCTTTGTACGCCCTGCACTGTTACACAAGACAGATGTTTTCTTTACCAAACACGGGGCAATTTCGACCTTTACCGGGCGTTTGATTCCGGGAATTCGTCACTTGATTTCGCTGCCCGCCGGATTAGTCGGAATGAATTTTGCTTCATTTGCCTTTTACACCACCGTCGGTGCTGGTTTGTGGTCGATCGTACTGGCACTGTTCGGCTACTTCATCGGCGGCAGTCAGGAAGTGATTGCTGAAAATAAAGGACTGATTGTGTTGGGAACCTTGGGCTTTGTTGCTTTGGTCATCGGCGGTTATTACTTCTGGCAAAAACGCCGCACCGCTTAA
- a CDS encoding LysR family transcriptional regulator, whose protein sequence is MSRLDYMANFVAVVDKGSITAAADQLELTVAAVSKRLKMLETELGVRLLTRNTRQLSLTEAGHYYYQHCREIQEEVNRVDQHLLAMQGKLSGELRINMPMTYGKVRLTKLLIRFLQQHPDIHLTAHLDDAYTDAASGDYDVVIRIGVLDDSRLVARKLENAYLLPVAAPAYLQTHGTPRTPAELAQHQCLHYTNVSHREGWTFYDQAGNASNVQIRGQLCANNGEVLKQAAIAGMGVALLPDFELIAALEKGELVRILPDYSAQTVSVYAVYPSRQFLPEKTRVLVDFLISTLQIA, encoded by the coding sequence ATGAGTCGTTTGGATTACATGGCTAATTTTGTTGCTGTCGTCGATAAGGGAAGCATCACCGCTGCTGCCGATCAATTGGAACTGACGGTTGCTGCTGTTAGCAAACGCTTGAAAATGTTGGAAACCGAGCTGGGTGTACGTTTGCTGACCCGCAATACCCGCCAACTGTCCCTGACTGAAGCAGGGCATTATTACTACCAACATTGCCGCGAAATTCAGGAAGAAGTGAACCGCGTTGATCAACATTTGCTGGCGATGCAGGGCAAACTCAGTGGCGAATTGCGCATCAATATGCCGATGACTTACGGTAAAGTGCGCCTCACCAAACTGCTGATCCGCTTTTTGCAGCAACACCCCGATATTCACCTCACCGCACATTTGGACGATGCTTATACCGATGCGGCGAGTGGTGATTACGATGTAGTCATCCGTATCGGCGTGTTGGATGATTCGCGTTTAGTAGCTCGCAAGCTGGAAAATGCTTATTTACTGCCCGTCGCCGCGCCTGCCTATTTGCAAACCCACGGCACACCGCGAACGCCAGCCGAGTTAGCCCAACACCAATGCCTGCATTACACCAACGTCAGCCACCGCGAAGGTTGGACGTTTTACGATCAAGCTGGAAACGCCAGCAATGTACAAATACGCGGGCAATTATGCGCCAATAACGGTGAAGTGCTGAAACAAGCCGCCATCGCAGGCATGGGCGTTGCGCTGCTGCCTGACTTTGAATTGATCGCTGCGTTGGAAAAAGGCGAGTTGGTGCGGATTTTACCGGACTATTCCGCGCAAACCGTCTCGGTCTACGCGGTTTATCCCAGTCGGCAGTTTTTGCCGGAAAAGACGCGGGTACTGGTCGATTTTTTGATTAGCACCCTGCAAATTGCTTAA
- a CDS encoding pirin family protein, producing the protein MERIRADSRGAFTNDWLDSRHSFSFGDYYDAERMHFSSLRVINEDWVAAKGGFPMHGHRDMEIVTYVMEGALSHKDSLGNGSTIRPGDVQRMSAGRGILHSEFNHSETEAVHLLQIWLLPKFTGIQPGYAQEHFPLEQRRGKLQLLVSADGHDGSLTMNTDASLYASILAAGEQVTYLRPENRAVYVHVARGSLQVNDTALQAGDALQIREETELLFGTADSAEFLVFDLP; encoded by the coding sequence ATGGAACGGATTCGTGCAGATTCACGCGGGGCATTCACCAACGACTGGTTGGATAGCCGCCACAGCTTTTCGTTTGGCGATTATTATGATGCCGAACGGATGCATTTTTCATCGCTGCGAGTGATCAATGAGGATTGGGTGGCGGCGAAAGGCGGCTTCCCTATGCACGGGCATCGTGATATGGAAATCGTCACTTATGTGATGGAAGGCGCGTTGTCGCACAAAGATAGCCTCGGCAATGGCAGCACGATTCGCCCAGGCGATGTGCAGCGCATGAGTGCAGGGCGCGGGATTTTGCATTCGGAATTCAATCATTCGGAAACCGAAGCGGTGCATTTGCTGCAAATCTGGTTGTTGCCTAAATTTACGGGGATTCAACCGGGGTATGCGCAGGAACATTTTCCACTGGAACAACGGCGTGGCAAACTGCAATTGCTGGTGTCGGCGGATGGGCATGATGGCTCATTAACAATGAATACCGATGCAAGTTTGTACGCCAGCATCTTGGCAGCGGGCGAACAGGTAACGTATCTGCGCCCGGAAAATCGCGCGGTTTATGTGCATGTTGCACGCGGTTCATTGCAAGTGAATGACACAGCGTTGCAGGCAGGCGATGCACTGCAAATTCGCGAGGAAACGGAATTACTGTTTGGTACGGCGGATTCAGCGGAATTTTTGGTGTTTGATTTGCCATAG